One Pseudonocardia sediminis DNA window includes the following coding sequences:
- a CDS encoding NADPH-dependent FMN reductase, translating to MSDRPVLQVIIGSTRPGRVGLPLGRWISGAAQEHGAFDVELVDLAEVALPLFDEPHHPRLQQYTHEHTKRWAATVDRADAFVFVVPEYNHSVNAATKNAIDHLSLEWAHKPVGLASYGGVAGGTRATTALEPVLAALRMTRLPGVIVPFAKQFVRGEGDDRTFEPNDEITAGAKAMLDELARVAPVLRTLRAG from the coding sequence ATGTCAGACCGCCCGGTTCTGCAGGTGATCATCGGGAGCACCCGGCCCGGCCGGGTGGGACTGCCGCTCGGACGCTGGATCTCGGGGGCGGCCCAGGAACACGGCGCGTTCGACGTCGAGCTGGTCGACCTGGCCGAGGTCGCGCTGCCGCTGTTCGACGAGCCGCACCACCCGCGCCTGCAGCAGTACACCCACGAGCACACGAAGCGCTGGGCCGCGACGGTCGACCGCGCCGACGCGTTCGTGTTCGTCGTCCCCGAGTACAACCACAGCGTCAACGCCGCGACGAAGAACGCGATCGACCACCTGAGCCTGGAGTGGGCGCACAAGCCGGTCGGGCTGGCCAGCTACGGCGGCGTCGCCGGCGGCACCCGGGCGACCACGGCGCTGGAGCCGGTCCTGGCCGCGCTGCGGATGACCCGGCTGCCGGGCGTGATCGTCCCGTTCGCGAAGCAGTTCGTGCGTGGCGAGGGCGACGACCGGACGTTCGAGCCGAACGACGAGATCACCGCTGGTGCGAAGGCGATGCTCGACGAGCTGGCCCGCGTCGCTCCGGTCCTGCGGACGCTGCGGGCCGGATAG
- a CDS encoding GNAT family N-acetyltransferase, translated as MPLPANTLTDGVVVISPLRWQDIEPHLAGEDAELVRWLHGGTGTRATVQAHVRRSIERWVADGPKLSFGIRLDRGATLAGTIDADQDPHPGSRRANLAYGIYPQFRRRGLATRAVLLACRYLSERGDIDRILIDVDPANTASSRVALRAGFRFLTHVADDEDDFDRYELVVRRPPGLRPRY; from the coding sequence GTGCCTCTGCCCGCGAACACGCTGACCGACGGCGTGGTCGTGATCAGTCCTCTGCGGTGGCAGGACATCGAGCCGCACCTGGCCGGCGAGGACGCCGAGCTGGTCCGGTGGCTGCACGGCGGTACCGGCACCCGGGCCACCGTGCAGGCGCACGTCCGCCGGTCGATCGAGCGCTGGGTCGCCGACGGGCCGAAGCTCAGCTTCGGGATCCGGCTCGACCGCGGTGCGACGCTGGCGGGCACGATCGACGCCGACCAGGACCCGCATCCCGGCTCACGACGCGCGAACCTCGCCTACGGGATCTACCCGCAGTTCCGGCGACGCGGGCTGGCGACCCGGGCCGTGCTGCTGGCCTGCCGCTACCTGTCCGAGCGCGGCGACATCGACCGGATCCTGATCGACGTCGACCCGGCCAACACCGCGTCCTCACGTGTCGCGCTGCGGGCGGGCTTCCGGTTCCTCACCCACGTCGCCGACGACGAGGACGACTTCGACCGCTACGAGCTCGTCGTCCGCCGGCCGCCGGGGCTCCGGCCGAGGTACTGA